One window of the Salvelinus fontinalis isolate EN_2023a chromosome 2, ASM2944872v1, whole genome shotgun sequence genome contains the following:
- the LOC129816884 gene encoding guanine nucleotide-binding protein G(I)/G(S)/G(T) subunit beta-2-like — MSELEQLRQEAEQLRNQIRDARKACGDSTLTQITSGLDPVGRIQMRTRRTLRGHLAKIYAMHWGTDSRLLVSASQDGKLIIWDSYTTNKMHAIPLRSSWVMTCAYAPSGNYVACGGLDNICSIYCLKTREGNVRVSRELPGHTGYLSCCRFIDDNQIITSSGDTTCALWDIETSQQTTVFSGHSGDVMSLSLSPDFRTFVSGACDASIKLWDIRDSMCRQTFTGHESDINAVCFFPNGSAFATGSDDATCRLFDLRADQELSLYSHDNIICGITSVAFSRSGRLLLAGYDDFNCNIWDAMKGDRAGVLAGHDNRVSCLGVTDDGMAVATGSWDSFLKIWN; from the exons ATGAGCGAGCTGGAGCAGCTGCGTCAGGAGGCGGAGCAACTTAGGAACCAGATAAGA GATGCCAGGAAAGCATGTGGGGACTCAACCCTGACACAG ATAACGTCAGGTCTGGATCCCGTGGGGAGGATTCAGATGCGGACGAGGCGCACTCTCCGTGGCCACCTGGCTAAGATCTATGCCATGCACTGGGGCACAGACTCTAG GCTCCTGGTCAGCGCCTCTCAAGATGGAAAACTGATCATCTGGGACAGCTACACCACTAACAAG ATGCATGCTATCCCCCTGCGCTCCTCCTGGGTGATGACCTGTGCGTATGCCCCCTCTGGTAACTACGTGGCCTGTGGAGGTCTGGACAACATCTGTTCCATCTACTGCTTGAAGACCCGCGAGGGCAACGTCAGGGTCAGCAGGGAATTACCCGGACACACAG GTTACCTGTCCTGTTGCCGTTTCATCGATGACAATCAAATCATCACAAGCTCAGGAGACACTACCTG TGCACTGTGGGACATCGAGACAAGCCAGCAGACCACGGTGTTTTCGGGCCACAGCGGTGACGTCATGAGCCTGTCCCTGTCTCCAGACTTCCGCACCTTTGTGTCCGGAGCCTGTGACGCCTCCATTAAGCTGTGGGACATCAGGGACAGCATGTGCCGACAGACGTTCACGGGCCATGAGTCTGACATCAACGCAGTCTGT tTCTTTCCCAACGGCAGCGCCTTTGCCACCGGCTCCGACGACGCCACATGCAGGCTGTTTGACCTGCGCGCTGACCAGGAGCTCAGCCTGTACTCTCACGACAACATCATCTGTGGCATCACCTCCGTGGCCTTCTCCCGCTCCGGACGGCTGCTGCTGGCCGGCTACGACGACTTCAACTGCAACATCTGGGATGCCATGAAGGGAGATCGAGCAG GAGTGTTAGCCGGCCATGACAATCGCGTGAGCTGTCTAGGTGTGACTGATGATGGCATGGCGGTGGCCACTGGGTCCTGGGACAGCTTCCTCAAGATCTGGAACTGA